In a genomic window of Akkermansia massiliensis:
- a CDS encoding autotransporter domain-containing protein, with protein sequence MKLHLPLGLLSSLIACMAAVSSPHALAETYTWLGGTDGWIHTNANWNPAPTNYANVWAGTSANIMQFSGPYGDNVQKAVKAQFNSLSLGGINVAAGASGFSVSSSDGGSRVVNFRAPGEGQATVFNIGEDFSLGSTGTAWEGVSFYANTLFQIAAGKTMNVYGALAVGEGITDPPTITVGGVGYSGTLILNSAAQTTNVTDQSVNRNRQAMTANWMVTGGATLQLNNATALGSGMVNLNGGNLKAQHDATYNNTLTVSGSSGLTVNAATQFSNVTLAAAGSLNMNGGTLGIAAAGSLTLGASGTITGNLTLGNSSLLNFSALPASGASLLNVTGTLTVNSELLLGQGTIDGVAWTEGSYDLISAGTVTGVPASSFVLGDNLLGSWSTGNGKLTLVVAQVALLEWKGGDGIWSVTAPAASPWKDDGVYNDNFGVVMGDIGGSAPQTVTIDGAVSPTIIMVQADTTDYVWDAAAGGGSLEGNGNLEKTGNAKLTINTANTNYTGKVILGGGTLEMGDDAALGAGSLSFDGGILQYGAGVTADISGQISSTSKNSIKVDTNGNAVTWASVDNYKAMAMEKSGDGTLNLGAAVYAGALTVDGGSVSIASGSVQTRFSAGVTVNAGGTLAISSAIDGMPSGNSANIVINGMSGAGRIELDNQAAKSRFYISGDNSSFTGELVASGLNNNPGSTNDARDLQFATAASMGRGTLTLNGRGFWMDAVNTADTAVMATINVLEKGTYLNGGSGKSYYFGGAFTGSGTVTTALGDAFAYLTGDMTGFHGAFTRTGNALFTWAFGNNTAATLNDGKLFGDGVVLKADGGTSLFKFSYTNDLVLMNATVGAEGALNARVEQAGTGTLVLTQDNTATGTLTITSGTVQLGNGEGTGSWVGQITGAGALIVNRAGGSPVLELNAANNYQGGTTLNGGTVKALGAGSLGTGNVSVNGGSVLDMNNQAIANNITITKGGLQHAGAYATAGGVTVNAEANSGDIDLGGLSGDKVGGINTATAGTAITGLTGNLTLTGNNSLHVGANNTTYAAAGDQKSLLQFNDTATGTVSFGGDASDLTLHMDIDTDILIAMRELESVGILLTDGTITGLPSSDLVAWLNQHLTFNATLESLGFGIKGVEGGSIIISGRTDQIYISSVDGSTVTEIPALNSYAQVIVDTNLTLNFDVPAANTDKTIIRHLSSGTGSTGNLVVNAAGDGSLDIELANDLDDSVFNGNLTVNGDGADLIKTGEKTLVLNGNVNTSNAVVAREGTLALNGSANNIGTLTLSSASADEPVRVVIGGTTTATLADDAEGGSLQISAGGTLKTAGDSTLDQATTISGAGRLNVQEGSSLTLAGEAGLFGTSVTLNGTLSLSGTGEKSILALSGAGTLALNGNALSVTSASAVNGSFSGTLDGEGSIDVSGKVTQVMQTGSSTYDLGVHGGGTLVLKGTSAAPALDYRNVTVGASGTLRIEAIGNGAGDPNTTLNVGSVDFQSGSMTEFVYNLSAADPFGSAMLTADSITIGNGAGFTLANMTGNTGLGTYDNLDGVVLMTADAIDGMAEGESMSVGTSGLFAVYYKDATMVREGNNIVLNATVQQDNIFKPAVNSHNSGAGSELLWGARNNLDATSRLGQVMNAISTMVTGSNPDLAGASRALAAVAGSTVNALGTAQKDALRDQMGWIRNRTTLMGVNPAYINEDLPYFHMWMEGTGSYAKLDTRGDESGYQLTTWGGTVGMDVDLSDHFTMGAAFTANYGDLTASAADSADGHLDSYYANLFGRYQSKRWAHTLILTGGWNDAKLNRTVNYGEGSYRTQGNTSGWGFGAMYELTYDVYLNEDKSSILQPLANASVVTTRMDGYTETGAGNAGLNVGKQEWTTGTVALGGRWMGLIGSNIFGREALAEFRVNAAQDMGDRRGETNVALLGNPGFMQSVRGAKVGTTALQIGAGLSVPVGTQGTVFINGNADFRDGANSVNGSIGYRYDF encoded by the coding sequence ATGAAGCTGCACCTTCCCTTGGGTCTCCTGTCCTCTCTGATTGCCTGCATGGCCGCCGTTTCCTCACCGCATGCCTTGGCGGAAACCTATACATGGCTTGGCGGAACGGATGGCTGGATCCATACAAATGCCAACTGGAATCCGGCGCCGACCAATTATGCAAACGTGTGGGCCGGAACCAGTGCCAATATTATGCAATTCAGCGGACCATATGGAGATAATGTTCAAAAGGCCGTCAAGGCCCAGTTCAATAGCTTGTCGCTGGGTGGCATTAATGTGGCGGCAGGTGCTTCAGGATTCAGTGTATCCTCCAGCGACGGCGGTTCCCGCGTCGTCAATTTCCGTGCTCCGGGAGAAGGGCAGGCGACGGTTTTCAACATCGGGGAGGATTTTTCGTTAGGATCAACGGGTACGGCCTGGGAGGGCGTTTCATTTTATGCGAATACCTTGTTCCAGATCGCTGCAGGCAAGACCATGAACGTTTATGGAGCGCTTGCGGTTGGGGAAGGGATTACTGATCCCCCCACAATTACTGTGGGAGGTGTGGGGTATTCTGGTACGCTGATTTTGAATTCGGCCGCACAGACGACGAATGTAACTGATCAATCCGTCAACAGGAACCGTCAGGCCATGACAGCGAACTGGATGGTTACGGGAGGGGCAACATTGCAGTTGAATAATGCTACTGCTCTGGGTTCGGGAATGGTGAACCTGAATGGAGGCAATTTGAAAGCGCAGCATGATGCTACCTACAATAATACGCTGACCGTGAGTGGTTCATCTGGCCTGACGGTAAACGCCGCCACGCAGTTTTCCAATGTGACTCTTGCCGCCGCGGGTTCCCTGAACATGAATGGTGGAACTCTTGGTATTGCCGCTGCTGGCAGTCTGACGCTGGGCGCGTCCGGCACGATTACGGGAAACCTGACGCTGGGAAACTCGTCCCTCCTGAATTTCTCCGCTCTTCCGGCTTCCGGCGCGTCTCTGCTTAATGTGACCGGAACGCTGACCGTGAACAGCGAACTGCTTCTGGGGCAGGGAACGATAGACGGCGTGGCCTGGACGGAGGGTTCCTATGACCTGATCAGCGCGGGCACCGTCACCGGAGTTCCTGCCAGTTCCTTTGTCCTGGGCGACAATCTTCTGGGTTCCTGGAGCACGGGGAACGGCAAGCTTACCCTGGTGGTGGCGCAGGTGGCTTTGCTTGAATGGAAGGGGGGCGACGGAATCTGGTCCGTCACTGCTCCCGCCGCTTCCCCGTGGAAGGACGACGGCGTTTACAATGATAATTTCGGAGTCGTCATGGGAGACATTGGCGGCAGCGCCCCGCAGACGGTGACCATTGATGGCGCCGTCTCTCCCACGATTATCATGGTGCAGGCGGATACGACGGATTATGTATGGGATGCCGCGGCAGGGGGCGGCTCTCTGGAAGGCAACGGTAATCTGGAAAAGACCGGCAACGCCAAGCTGACCATCAATACGGCCAATACCAACTATACCGGAAAGGTGATCCTGGGCGGCGGCACGCTTGAAATGGGAGATGACGCCGCCCTCGGCGCCGGCAGTCTGTCGTTTGACGGCGGTATCCTCCAGTATGGCGCTGGCGTGACGGCGGATATTTCCGGACAGATTTCCTCCACGAGCAAGAACTCCATTAAAGTGGATACCAACGGGAACGCCGTAACGTGGGCTTCCGTGGATAATTACAAGGCGATGGCCATGGAAAAATCCGGAGACGGCACCTTGAATCTTGGCGCCGCCGTGTATGCGGGCGCTCTGACGGTGGACGGAGGTTCCGTGTCCATTGCCTCCGGAAGTGTTCAAACGAGGTTTTCCGCGGGAGTCACGGTGAATGCGGGAGGAACCCTCGCCATTTCCAGCGCCATCGATGGAATGCCTTCCGGAAACAGCGCCAACATCGTCATCAACGGCATGAGCGGAGCGGGCCGGATTGAGCTGGACAACCAGGCGGCCAAATCCCGTTTTTACATTTCAGGAGACAATTCATCCTTTACCGGGGAACTGGTTGCATCCGGGTTGAATAATAATCCGGGCAGTACAAATGATGCCCGCGACCTCCAGTTTGCCACCGCCGCCAGCATGGGGAGGGGGACGTTAACCCTGAATGGACGCGGTTTCTGGATGGATGCCGTCAACACGGCGGATACCGCCGTCATGGCAACGATCAATGTGCTGGAGAAAGGAACCTACCTAAACGGAGGGAGCGGCAAGTCCTATTACTTTGGCGGGGCATTCACCGGTTCAGGTACGGTGACCACCGCACTGGGGGATGCCTTCGCCTACTTGACGGGAGACATGACCGGGTTCCACGGGGCGTTCACCCGCACTGGCAATGCCCTGTTTACCTGGGCATTCGGCAACAATACGGCGGCGACCCTGAATGATGGCAAGCTTTTCGGGGATGGTGTGGTGTTAAAGGCTGACGGCGGAACAAGCTTGTTCAAATTCTCCTACACCAATGACCTCGTTCTGATGAACGCCACCGTAGGAGCGGAAGGCGCCCTGAACGCCAGGGTGGAACAGGCCGGAACCGGAACGCTGGTGCTGACGCAGGACAATACCGCTACGGGGACGCTCACCATTACCAGCGGCACGGTTCAGCTGGGCAATGGAGAGGGCACAGGCTCCTGGGTCGGGCAGATTACCGGGGCAGGAGCTCTGATCGTGAACAGGGCCGGCGGGTCCCCGGTCCTGGAACTGAACGCCGCTAACAATTACCAGGGAGGAACCACCCTGAACGGCGGCACGGTGAAGGCGCTGGGCGCCGGTTCCCTGGGGACCGGGAATGTTTCCGTTAACGGCGGTTCCGTTCTGGACATGAACAACCAGGCGATTGCCAACAACATCACCATTACCAAGGGAGGGCTGCAACATGCAGGAGCCTACGCCACTGCCGGCGGCGTAACCGTGAATGCGGAGGCCAATTCCGGGGATATTGACCTGGGCGGCCTGTCCGGGGACAAGGTGGGCGGCATCAATACCGCCACGGCGGGAACGGCCATTACCGGCCTGACGGGAAATCTGACGCTGACGGGGAATAATTCCCTGCATGTGGGTGCGAACAATACCACGTATGCCGCTGCCGGGGACCAGAAGAGCCTGCTCCAGTTCAATGACACGGCCACGGGCACCGTTTCCTTCGGCGGGGACGCTTCCGACCTCACGCTGCACATGGACATTGATACGGATATCCTGATCGCCATGCGCGAACTGGAATCCGTAGGCATTCTGCTGACCGACGGAACGATCACCGGCCTGCCTTCCAGCGACCTGGTGGCGTGGCTCAACCAGCACCTTACGTTCAATGCCACGCTGGAAAGCCTGGGATTCGGCATCAAGGGGGTGGAAGGCGGCAGCATCATCATTTCCGGCAGAACGGACCAGATTTACATTTCGTCCGTGGACGGTTCCACGGTGACGGAAATTCCGGCCCTTAATTCCTATGCGCAGGTGATTGTGGACACAAACCTCACCCTGAATTTTGACGTGCCTGCGGCCAATACGGACAAGACCATCATCCGGCATCTTTCCTCCGGCACCGGCAGCACGGGCAACCTGGTGGTGAATGCCGCCGGGGACGGTTCGCTGGATATCGAACTTGCGAACGATCTGGACGACTCCGTGTTCAACGGCAATCTTACCGTGAACGGTGACGGCGCGGACCTGATCAAGACGGGAGAAAAGACCCTGGTGCTGAATGGCAATGTCAATACCTCCAATGCGGTGGTTGCCAGGGAAGGCACGCTGGCCCTGAACGGGAGCGCCAATAATATCGGCACGCTGACTTTGTCCTCCGCCTCTGCGGATGAACCCGTCCGCGTCGTGATCGGAGGGACCACGACGGCCACCCTGGCAGATGACGCGGAGGGCGGCTCCCTGCAAATCTCTGCGGGCGGAACGCTCAAGACTGCCGGGGATTCCACCCTGGACCAGGCGACCACCATTTCCGGAGCAGGCCGCCTGAACGTTCAGGAAGGTTCTTCCCTCACCCTGGCAGGGGAAGCCGGCCTGTTCGGAACCTCCGTGACGCTGAACGGAACGCTGAGCCTGTCCGGGACCGGGGAGAAGTCCATTCTGGCCCTCTCCGGCGCTGGAACGCTGGCCCTGAATGGCAATGCACTGTCCGTCACCTCCGCATCCGCCGTGAACGGCTCTTTCTCCGGCACACTGGACGGGGAAGGGAGCATTGACGTCTCCGGCAAGGTAACCCAGGTGATGCAGACCGGAAGCTCCACGTATGACCTGGGCGTGCACGGAGGGGGCACCCTGGTGCTGAAAGGCACGTCCGCCGCTCCCGCGCTTGACTACCGCAACGTTACGGTAGGCGCTTCCGGCACCCTGCGCATTGAGGCCATCGGGAATGGAGCAGGGGACCCCAATACCACCTTGAACGTCGGCAGCGTTGACTTCCAGAGCGGTTCCATGACGGAATTCGTGTATAACCTGAGCGCGGCCGATCCTTTCGGCTCCGCCATGCTGACGGCGGATTCCATTACTATCGGGAACGGCGCCGGCTTTACGCTTGCCAACATGACCGGCAACACGGGCCTGGGAACGTATGACAACCTGGACGGAGTGGTGCTGATGACCGCGGACGCGATTGACGGCATGGCGGAAGGGGAATCCATGTCCGTGGGTACTTCCGGACTCTTTGCCGTGTATTACAAGGATGCGACCATGGTCCGGGAAGGAAACAATATTGTGCTGAACGCCACGGTACAGCAGGATAATATTTTTAAGCCTGCGGTGAATTCCCATAATTCCGGAGCAGGTTCCGAACTTCTGTGGGGAGCCAGGAACAACCTGGACGCCACTTCCCGGCTCGGGCAGGTCATGAATGCCATCAGCACCATGGTTACGGGGAGCAATCCTGATTTGGCGGGAGCATCCAGGGCATTGGCCGCCGTAGCGGGCAGCACGGTCAACGCGCTGGGCACGGCCCAGAAGGACGCCCTGCGCGACCAGATGGGCTGGATCAGGAACCGCACCACCCTCATGGGCGTCAACCCCGCCTACATCAACGAAGACCTCCCCTACTTCCACATGTGGATGGAAGGCACGGGCTCCTACGCCAAGCTGGATACCAGGGGGGATGAAAGCGGCTACCAGCTCACCACCTGGGGCGGCACCGTGGGCATGGACGTGGACCTCAGCGACCATTTTACCATGGGAGCGGCCTTCACGGCCAACTACGGCGACCTGACGGCCAGCGCGGCGGACAGCGCGGACGGCCACCTGGACAGCTACTACGCCAACCTCTTCGGCCGCTACCAGAGCAAGCGCTGGGCGCACACATTGATTCTGACGGGAGGCTGGAACGACGCGAAGCTCAACCGCACGGTCAACTACGGGGAAGGCAGCTACAGGACGCAGGGCAACACCAGCGGGTGGGGCTTTGGAGCGATGTATGAACTGACCTACGACGTGTACCTCAACGAAGACAAGAGCAGCATCCTGCAGCCCCTGGCCAACGCCTCGGTAGTGACGACGCGCATGGACGGCTACACGGAAACGGGAGCGGGGAACGCGGGCCTGAATGTAGGCAAGCAGGAATGGACGACGGGAACGGTTGCGCTGGGCGGCCGCTGGATGGGGCTCATTGGCAGCAACATCTTCGGTCGAGAAGCGCTGGCTGAGTTCCGGGTGAACGCGGCCCAGGACATGGGCGACCGCCGCGGAGAAACCAATGTGGCGCTGCTGGGCAACCCCGGCTTCATGCAGAGCGTGCGTGGGGCCAAGGTTGGAACGACGGCTCTGCAAATCGGAGCGGGGCTGAGCGTGCCGGTGGGAACGCAGGGAACGGTCTTCATCAACGGGAACGCGGACTTCCGGGACGGAGCCAACTCGGTGAACGGAAGTATCGGCTACCGGTATGACTTTTAA
- a CDS encoding acyl-[acyl-carrier-protein] thioesterase produces MKHADAHGIYSTQATVRTYESGADGLMKPETVLHWFQEIAEAHASSLGFGYDFVMSRGLAWVEVRLNTAISRLPRWKETVELRTWTAQETPLLARRNLEIRDALGNQIVTASCLWAVIDVRRRRPVPLNRHIDAFPDTPCEETVAPAAMDTSGLLPTIREWMAERRDTDFNRHINNAAYLVWALESLPDSWLENHELTGIHLHFKKETHAGESMKSLLFRQDSLTSHHIMHGDELRAEAVLEWKAAAIA; encoded by the coding sequence ATGAAACATGCCGACGCCCACGGAATCTATTCCACTCAAGCCACTGTCCGCACTTATGAAAGCGGTGCGGACGGCCTCATGAAACCGGAAACGGTTCTGCACTGGTTTCAGGAAATAGCGGAGGCCCACGCCTCCTCCCTCGGCTTCGGCTATGACTTTGTGATGTCCCGCGGCCTGGCCTGGGTGGAAGTGCGCCTAAACACGGCCATCAGCCGCCTCCCCCGGTGGAAGGAAACGGTGGAACTCCGCACCTGGACCGCGCAGGAAACGCCGCTGCTGGCGCGCCGCAATCTGGAAATAAGGGACGCCCTGGGAAACCAAATCGTCACGGCAAGCTGCCTGTGGGCCGTCATTGACGTACGCCGCAGACGCCCGGTGCCGTTGAACAGGCACATTGATGCCTTCCCGGATACTCCGTGTGAAGAAACGGTGGCTCCGGCAGCCATGGATACCTCGGGCCTTCTGCCGACCATCCGGGAATGGATGGCGGAACGCCGCGATACGGACTTCAACCGCCACATCAACAATGCCGCCTACCTGGTCTGGGCGCTGGAATCCCTGCCGGATTCCTGGCTGGAGAACCATGAATTGACGGGAATCCACCTGCATTTCAAGAAGGAAACCCATGCGGGAGAATCCATGAAATCCCTGCTGTTCCGCCAGGACTCCCTCACCTCCCACCACATCATGCACGGAGACGAACTGCGGGCGGAAGCAGTGCTGGAATGGAAAGCCGCCGCAATCGCATAA
- a CDS encoding UDP-glucuronic acid decarboxylase family protein has product MSKRILITGGAGFIGSHLSERLLKEGHEVICMDNFFTGSKQNLLHLADYPGFEIIRHDVTVPCVMEVDQIYNLACPASPPHYQFDPIHTVKTSVLGALNMLGLAKRCKARILQASTSEVYGDPMVHPQPETYWGNVNPVGVRSCYDEGKRCAETLFMDYRRMNGVDIRIIRIFNTYGPRMNPNDGRVVSNFIVQALKGEDITIYGTGRQTRSFQYVDDLVEGMVRMMNTEGFSGPVNLGNPVEFTMLELAEKVIEMTGSSSKTVFRPLPLDDPAQRKPDIRLAGEKLGWKPNIPLEKGLEKTIAYFRSIL; this is encoded by the coding sequence ATGAGTAAAAGGATTTTGATCACCGGAGGAGCCGGCTTCATCGGCTCCCACCTCAGCGAACGGCTTCTGAAAGAAGGCCATGAAGTCATCTGCATGGACAACTTCTTCACGGGCAGCAAGCAAAACCTCCTTCACCTGGCGGACTATCCCGGATTTGAAATAATCCGCCATGACGTCACCGTTCCCTGCGTGATGGAAGTGGACCAAATCTACAACCTGGCCTGCCCCGCCTCCCCTCCCCATTACCAGTTTGACCCCATCCACACGGTTAAAACCTCCGTGCTGGGCGCGCTGAACATGCTGGGCCTCGCCAAACGGTGCAAGGCCAGAATCCTCCAGGCTTCCACCAGCGAGGTATACGGCGACCCCATGGTCCATCCCCAGCCGGAAACCTACTGGGGCAACGTCAATCCCGTGGGCGTCCGCTCCTGTTACGATGAAGGCAAAAGATGCGCGGAAACCCTGTTCATGGACTACCGCCGCATGAACGGGGTGGACATCCGCATCATCCGCATCTTCAACACCTACGGACCGCGCATGAACCCGAACGACGGCCGCGTGGTCTCCAACTTCATCGTGCAGGCGCTGAAAGGGGAAGACATCACCATTTACGGAACGGGCAGGCAGACCCGCAGTTTCCAGTACGTGGACGACCTGGTGGAAGGCATGGTCCGCATGATGAACACGGAAGGCTTTTCAGGCCCTGTGAACCTGGGAAATCCCGTGGAATTCACCATGCTGGAACTGGCGGAAAAAGTCATTGAAATGACGGGTTCTTCTTCCAAAACGGTCTTCCGTCCCCTGCCCCTGGACGACCCGGCCCAGCGCAAGCCGGACATCCGGCTGGCGGGAGAAAAACTGGGTTGGAAGCCCAATATTCCGCTGGAAAAAGGCCTTGAAAAAACCATCGCCTACTTCCGGAGCATTCTGTAG
- a CDS encoding sensor histidine kinase — protein sequence MNRRIRITLLAISLLLVIGTLGWLTHVLLVQAEETGRSEQRIRVEALAHEAKLEMDRLLTSFITFEQARGYFEYQPFYAYKRPYDQRMGSPEPGEAARGSNLSSYLPDYVTAYIQISPSGHVTGPALDPQLAEHLNEQKDLYQRLNGKVSALTSVPSSGNLWTDIRNEILHEAPEPEPTASGTPAQVETVTSFVPVEDGGNLYILRQVHTSRGVYLQGALMNMDNLNRRLPGQVKLLLPHSRLATFDPSAPPPAEARQTGTLPFANAPLVFLPGDTGAVPLQDHKKMLTWTLTLIWSMVLLGAAGVIWLMLGTFRLEQRRGDFVSAVTHELRTPLTSFSLYTEMLEDGMVPEQKKPEYYANMQRECRRLEHLIENVLSYSRLQRNAIRRTRDTLTCQELFEPIAEKIDRRLREAGISFSFALAQPIRILPIHTDAVSVEQIMDNLTSNAIKYAKGENAKVQLTVQADRHNIVIRFRDNGPGISPKNRKLVFKPFRRTKDASDSRKPGVGLGLALAKDTARSLGGDLKLEFGTLGGASFLLTLPKS from the coding sequence GTGAACCGGCGCATACGCATCACTCTGCTGGCAATCAGCCTGCTGCTGGTCATCGGCACGCTCGGATGGCTCACCCACGTTCTGCTGGTGCAGGCGGAGGAAACGGGCCGCTCCGAACAGCGCATCAGGGTGGAGGCCCTGGCTCATGAAGCCAAGCTGGAAATGGACCGCCTCCTGACCTCCTTCATCACCTTTGAACAGGCCCGCGGCTACTTTGAATACCAGCCCTTTTACGCCTACAAGCGCCCTTATGACCAGCGCATGGGCTCCCCGGAACCCGGAGAGGCCGCCCGCGGCTCCAACCTCTCCTCCTACCTGCCGGACTACGTCACGGCCTATATCCAGATTTCCCCCTCCGGCCATGTAACCGGACCCGCGCTGGACCCGCAGCTTGCCGAACATCTGAATGAGCAGAAGGACCTCTACCAGCGGCTGAACGGCAAGGTCTCCGCCCTCACCTCCGTGCCGTCCAGCGGCAACCTCTGGACGGACATTCGGAATGAAATCCTGCATGAAGCCCCGGAACCTGAGCCGACGGCATCCGGCACGCCGGCCCAGGTGGAAACCGTCACCTCCTTCGTCCCAGTGGAAGACGGGGGGAACCTCTATATCCTGCGCCAGGTGCACACCAGCCGCGGCGTCTATTTGCAGGGGGCCCTGATGAACATGGACAACCTGAACCGGCGGCTGCCCGGCCAGGTAAAGCTGTTGCTTCCCCACAGCCGCCTGGCTACCTTCGATCCCTCCGCCCCGCCTCCCGCAGAAGCGCGGCAGACGGGCACGCTCCCCTTTGCCAACGCCCCCCTGGTCTTTCTGCCGGGAGACACCGGAGCCGTCCCCCTCCAGGACCACAAGAAAATGCTGACCTGGACGCTCACGCTCATCTGGAGCATGGTACTGCTGGGCGCGGCAGGCGTCATCTGGCTCATGCTGGGCACCTTCCGCCTGGAGCAGCGCCGCGGGGACTTCGTCTCCGCCGTCACCCATGAACTCAGGACGCCGCTCACCTCCTTCTCCCTGTATACGGAAATGCTGGAGGACGGCATGGTGCCGGAGCAGAAAAAGCCGGAATACTACGCCAACATGCAGCGGGAATGCCGCCGCCTGGAACACCTGATTGAAAACGTGCTCTCCTACTCCCGGCTCCAGCGGAACGCCATCCGCCGCACGCGGGATACGCTCACCTGCCAGGAACTCTTTGAACCCATTGCGGAAAAAATAGACCGCCGGCTCCGGGAGGCGGGCATCAGCTTCTCCTTTGCCCTGGCGCAGCCCATCCGCATCCTGCCCATTCATACGGATGCCGTCTCCGTGGAGCAGATCATGGACAACCTGACCTCCAACGCCATTAAATACGCCAAGGGGGAAAACGCCAAAGTCCAGCTCACCGTCCAGGCGGACCGCCACAACATCGTCATCCGCTTCCGGGACAACGGCCCGGGCATCTCCCCGAAAAACCGCAAGCTGGTGTTCAAGCCCTTCCGGCGCACGAAGGACGCCTCCGACAGCCGCAAGCCCGGCGTAGGCCTGGGGCTGGCGCTGGCCAAGGATACGGCACGCTCCCTGGGGGGGGACCTGAAACTGGAATTCGGCACCTTGGGGGGAGCCAGCTTCCTGCTGACACTTCCCAAATCCTGA
- a CDS encoding response regulator transcription factor, with product MSDSAYTILIAEDDDSIRHALTDVLTASGYEVLALEEGLAAIRAVRERNFDLALLDVAMPGADGFQVLQVMSAERPGTPVIMLTARGEEEDRVQGLKLGADDYIVKPFSIRELLARIEAVLRRSPERPRQLREIRIPGASLDSANRLLTFEDGKETSLTAREFEFLTYMATHPNRVITRDELLRRVWDVDPRLTDTRSVEMTVMRLRDKLGTVAAAPLETLRSQGYRWNSSFVS from the coding sequence ATGAGTGATTCAGCCTATACCATTCTGATTGCGGAGGATGACGACAGCATCAGGCACGCCCTGACGGACGTGCTGACCGCATCCGGCTACGAGGTGCTGGCGCTGGAAGAGGGCCTGGCCGCCATCCGCGCCGTGCGGGAACGCAACTTTGACCTGGCCCTGCTGGACGTAGCCATGCCGGGAGCTGACGGCTTCCAGGTGCTCCAGGTCATGTCTGCGGAGCGCCCCGGCACGCCCGTCATCATGCTCACGGCGCGCGGGGAGGAGGAGGACCGCGTGCAGGGGCTCAAGCTGGGGGCGGACGACTACATCGTCAAGCCGTTCAGCATCCGGGAGCTGCTCGCCCGCATCGAGGCCGTGCTGCGCAGATCCCCGGAACGGCCGCGCCAGCTCCGGGAAATCCGGATCCCCGGCGCATCCCTGGACAGCGCCAACCGCCTGCTCACCTTTGAGGACGGAAAGGAAACCTCCCTGACCGCACGGGAATTCGAATTCCTCACGTACATGGCCACCCACCCCAACCGCGTCATCACGCGGGACGAACTGCTCCGGCGCGTGTGGGACGTGGACCCGCGCCTGACGGATACGCGCTCCGTGGAAATGACCGTCATGCGCCTCCGGGACAAGCTGGGGACCGTCGCGGCCGCCCCGCTGGAAACGCTCAGAAGCCAGGGCTACCGCTGGAACTCATCCTTCGTCTCCTGA